A part of Synechococcus sp. KORDI-49 genomic DNA contains:
- a CDS encoding NAD(P)H dehydrogenase subunit NdhS has translation MASAAAPILPGSTVTVEDVTSIYNGYTGFVQRISGDRAAVLFEGGNWDKLVTLRLRDLKPA, from the coding sequence ATGGCGAGCGCTGCAGCCCCGATCCTCCCTGGCTCCACGGTCACCGTTGAGGATGTGACGTCGATCTACAACGGTTACACCGGCTTCGTTCAGCGGATCAGTGGTGATCGAGCTGCAGTGCTGTTCGAGGGTGGTAACTGGGACAAGCTGGTGACGCTTCGGCTGAGGGATCTGAAGCCCGCCTGA